A stretch of the Staphylococcus sp. NRL 16/872 genome encodes the following:
- a CDS encoding transcriptional regulator, with protein sequence MSSHTLFNLRTKRNLEINELTELLNKKYGTHYEPHQLWEWENHQHEPNFKDAMILADFFDTPYQMLVESKYKEYQQHIDDIDIRL encoded by the coding sequence ATGAGTTCACATACACTTTTTAATTTAAGAACAAAACGAAATCTTGAAATCAACGAATTAACAGAGTTATTAAATAAAAAATATGGTACACATTATGAACCACATCAATTATGGGAATGGGAAAATCATCAACACGAACCTAATTTTAAAGATGCGATGATTCTCGCAGACTTCTTTGATACACCTTATCAAATGTTAGTTGAAAGTAAATATAAAGAATATCAACAACATATTGATGACATAGATATTCGTTTATAA